Part of the Lysobacter enzymogenes genome is shown below.
ACAAGGCCAGGAACAGGATCACCCAAACGCCGAGGCTCTGGCGCTTGAGCGCCGCCGGCTCGCCGGCGTACTCGAGGAATGCGGTGATGTCGCGGGTCGCGGTGCGGAAGCCGTCGGCGTCGAGCTTGCCGGGCTGCTCGATCTTCAGGCCGTGCACCGGGCGGTCGCCGGTGGCCTTGTCCGCCTCGCCGTACTCGGCGTGCTGCAGGCCCTGCAGCTCCCACAGCGGGTTCGGCATCGAGGCGTTCGGGAACAGCTTGTTGTTCCAGCCCAGCGGCCGGGTCTCGTCCAGATAGAACTGGTTGAGGTAGGTGTAGACCCAGTCGCTGCCGCGCACGCGGGTGATCAGGCTGAGGTCCGGCGGCATCTTGCCGAACCACTGGTTGGCGTGTTCCGGGGTCAGGCTGACCTGGATCTGCTCGCCGAACTTGGCGCCGGTGAAGTTGAGATTGTTCATCACCTCGTCTTCGGTCAGGCCAAGGTCCTCGGCCATGCGCGAGTAGCGCAGGTACTTCAGCGAGTGGCAGCCCGAGCAGTAGTTCATGTACAGCTGGGCGCCGCGCTGCAGCGAGGCTCGGTCGTTGAGGTCGGTGCCCGACTGCAACAGGGCGCCGCCTTCGGACGCGAAGGCGGTGGCCGACACGAGCAGGCCGGCGACGAAGGTGGCGAGCTTCTTCACGATGCGGGTCTTCTTGAAGGACGGCTGGCTGTGGTTAGTCATGCATCGTCACCCGTTCCGGCACCGGCTTTGTTTTGTCCAACTTCGTCCACAAAGGCATGGTGATGAAGAAGAAGAAGTACAGGAAGGTCAGCACGCGGCCGATGATGGTCTCGACCGGATCGGTGCCCGGCCCGGCGCCGATCTTGCCGAGCCACAGGAAGCACACCGCCAGCACGCCGAGCATCAGCTTGGTGATCCAGCCGCGGTAGCGGTGCGACTTGACCTTGCTGCGGTCCAGCCACGGCACGAAGAAGAGCACCGCGATCGCCGAGAACATCACCAGCACGCCCGAGAGCTTGTGCGGAATGACGCGCAGCATCGCGTAGTACGGGGTGTAGTACCACACCGGCTTGATGTGCTCCGGCGTCACCAGGCGGTTGGCCTCGGTGAAGTTGTCGTGCTCGAGGAACCAGCCGCCGAACGCCGGCGCGAAGAAGATCACGAACGCGGCCAGGATCAGGAAGAAGCCGACGCCGACCAGGTCCTTGACCGTGTAGTACGGGTGGAACGGAATGCCGTCGAGCGGCTTGCTCGCGTCCCAGCGGTTGCCCTTCGGGCCGTACTTGATGTCGACGCCGTCGGGGTTGTTGGAACCCACTTCGTGCAGCGCGCCCAGGTGCAGCACCACCAGCAGCAGCAGCACCAGCGGCAGCGCGATCACGTGCAGGGCGAAGAAGCGGTTGAGGGTGGCGTCGCCGGGCAGGTAGTCGCCCATGATCCACTCGGTCAGGCCGTTGCCGATCACCGGGATGGCGCCGAACAGCGAGATGATGACCTTGGCGCCCCAGAACGACATCTGGCCCCACGGCAGCACGTAGCCCATGAAGGCTTCGGCCATCAGCACCAGGTAGATCAGCATGCCCAGGATCCACACCAGCTCGCGCGGCTTCTGGTACGAGCCGTACATCAGGCCGCGGAACATGTGCAGGTACACGACGATGAAGAACATCGACGCGCCGGTGGAGTGCATGTAGCGGATCAGCCAGCCCCACTCGACGTCGCGCATGATGTACTCGACCGACGAGAACGCGTCGGCCGCGGACGGCTTGAAGTGCATCGTCAGGAAGATGCCGGTGACGATCTGGTTGACCAGCACCAGCAGCGCGAGCGAGCCGAAGTAGTACCAAAGATTGAAGTTCTTCGGCGCGTAGTACTCGGTCATGTGCTTGCGGTAGACCGGCATCATGCCGGGGGCGCGCGCGGTGACCCAGTCGAAGACGTTGTTGGCGGTACGAGTCAGGATGTTGGCCATGGCTTACGCCCCCTTCGCCGGATCGACGCCGATCACGATCGTGTTGTCGTTCTCGTAGTGGTGCGGAGGCACCAGCAGGTTGATCGGCGCGGGCACGCCCTGGAACACGCGGCCGGCCATGTCGAAGCGCGACTTGTGGCAGGGGCAGAAGTAGCCGCCCTTCCATTCCGGATCGAACGGTTCCGGGCGGATCTCGGCCTTCATTTCCGGCGAGCAGCCCAGGTGGGTGCACAGGCCGACCAGGACCGAAATCTCCGGCTTGATCGAACGCAGCTCGCCGGTGATGTAGGCCGGCTGCTGGTCCTTGTTGTCGGACTTGGGATCGCGCAGATGGCCGTCCAGGGTCGGCAGCGCATCGAGGATCGCCTTGGAGCGCTTGACGATCCAGATCGGCTGGCCGCGCCACTCCAGGATCAGGCGCTGGCCTTCGGCCAGGCCGGTGATGTCCGCGGTGATCGGCGCGCCGGCGAGCTTGGCGCGGGCGCTGGGATTCCAGGACTTGATGAAAGGCACCGCTGCAAAACCGGCTCCGACCGCCCCGACCACCGCAGTGGTGGCGGTCAGGAACCGACGTCGGCCCGTGTTGATAGGATCGTGGACCCCTTGGTTGGCCATCCGGCACTCCGCGAAAGCTGCAATTCGAGGGTAACGCCGCACAACCCGAAACCGATGGCTAAACCAAACACAACCACTGGCGAAAGGCTGGCGGCTCAAAAGACGGGGAAGTGTAGCGGAACCGTTAAGGGCGCGACAATCCGCGCCCTTGCAAAACCGCGACGAGTCTCGCCCGGACGCGACGGCGCGCACAAGCCACGGATTCGCAAGGCTTTCGCCGCGCGCGCCGGCGGCCGGCGCGCAGCCCATGCGCGCCCGGCGGCGGCGATCGCGGCGCGCGTGCGCGGCGGCGGCTTTGCAGGTGCGGCCCGCGCGCCTGATCGGATCGGCGCGGCGGCCTTGCCGCTCGGGTCGGTTCGCGCAAGGGCGTTCAGGCGGATTCGCGCGCCGCGGCGCGCGGCGCGGCGACGGCCTCAGCGCTGCACCACGGTCGCGGCGCGGTAGCGCTGGGCCAGGACCGCGACGCGCTGGACGTAGCGCTGGGTCTCGGCGTACGGCGGCACGCCCTTGTACTTGTCGACCGCGCCCTCGCCGGCGTTGTAGCCGGCCGCGGCCAGGGTCAGGTCGCCGTTGAAGCGCTTCAGCAGCCAGGCCAGGTATTGCACCCCGCCCTGGATGTTCTGGCCGGCGTCGAAGGCGTTGCCGACCCCGAACCGGCGCGCGGTGCCCGGCATCAGCTGCATCAGCCCCTGCGCGCCGACCCGCGACATCGCGTTCGGGTTGTAGGCCGATTCGGCGTGGATGATCGCGCGCACGATCGCCTCCTCGACCCCGTGCTGGCGCGCGGCCGCGGCGATCTCGCCGGCATAGGCCACGGTATTGAGCCGCAGGGTGCCGAAGTTGACCCCGGGCTGGGCGGCGCAGGCGAAGCAGGTCTCGATGAAGCTGTAGCGGATGGTGCGCATCTGGGTCGCGCTGGCCAGCCCCTTGGGCCGCTTGCTGACGTAGTGGCGGACCCCGTCTTGCACATAAGAATAGATTTCGCCCTGGACCAGCCGGGTCGGCGGCTTGGCCGGGACGATCGGCGCGACCGGCGCCGCGGGCGCGGCCGTCCCCGCGTTGAGCCCGCCGGCGGCCATCGCCGCGGCGGCGCCGCTGTAGCTGGCCGGCGGGTTGCTGTGCGCCGAAGCCGGGATCGACGCGTCGCCTGCGGTCACCGCGCCCATCGCCGGCTTCGGCGGCGCGTAGGACACCGGGACCGGGTCGCGCGCCCGGCTGGACTTGGGCGTGTATTGGCTGACGACCGTGCAGGTCGCGCCCTTGACCTTCTTGCTGACGTAGCTGCGCTCGCCGCCGGGGCCGTCGCAGCGCCAAAGCGTGCCGGCCGCCGCCGGCGCGAACGCCAGCAACCCCAGCACCCCCAACAGCAGCGAGCTCCCCCTCATCCGGCGCAGTGTCCCCCGCCGCGGCGGGACTGCCAAGTGGTTGATTGCAAAACGTGACCGCGCGCGCGGCCTGGGCCCGCAAAGCCGCCGCAACCCGGCCGCGGCGCGGCCCGGCCTGCGCCGGTGCGGCGGCCCGGCAGCGGCCCGGGCCGAGGGGCCGCGCTCGTTTCCCCCGCCGCTTCGGGGGATAATCGCCGGTCCTTCCCTTCCGGCGCGGAATAACCGCCGCCCTCCCCGGACCCGCACATGACCGACCTGCACCCCCTGCCCGGCCTGCCGGGCGCCGCCCCGCCTTCGCGGCCGGGCGCCAAAAAACTGTTCATCGAGACCCACGGTTGCCAGATGAACGAGTACGACTCGGCCAAGATGGCCGACGTGCTCGCCGCCAGCGACGGCCTCGAACTGACCCAGGACGCGTCCGAAGCCGACGTCATCCTGATCAACACCTGCTCGATCCGCGAGAAGGCGCAAGAGAAGGTCTTCAGCCAGCTCGGCCGCTGGAAACAACACAAGCAGGGCGAGCGCCAGGTCATCATCGGCGTCGGCGGCTGCGTCGCCTCGCAGGAAGGCGCGGCCATCGTCAAGCGCGCGCCGTACGTCGACCTGGTGTTCGGCCCGCAAACCTTGCACCGCCTGCCCGAGCTGATCCGCGCCAAGCGCGAGACCGGGCAGCCGCAGGTCGACATCAGCTTCCCCGAGATCGAAAAGTTCGACCGCCTGCCCGAGCCGCGCGCCGAAGGCCCGAGCGCGTTCGTCTCGATCATGGAAGGCTGCTCGAAGTACTGCTCGTTCTGCGTGGTGCCCTACACCCGCGGCGAGGAAGTCAGCCGTCCGTTCGAGAACGTGCTGGTCGAAGTCGCGCAACTGGCCGAACAGGGCGTGCGCGAGATCAATCTGCTCGGACAGAACGTCAACGCCTACCGCGGTCCTTATGGCGAGGGCGAAATCGCCGACCTCGGCCTGCTGATCCGCACTATCGCCGAACTCGACGGCGTCGACCGCATCCGCTTCACCACCTCGCACCCGCTGGAGTTCTCCGACTCGCTGGTCGAGGCGTACCGCGACGTGCCGCAGCTGGCCGACTACCTGCATCTGCCGGTGCAGGCCGGCAGCGACCGCATCCTCTCGGCGATGAAGCGCGGCTACACCGCGCTGGAGTTCAAGCAGAAGATCCGCAAGCTGCGCGCGGTGCGGCCGAACATCTCGATCTCCTCGGACTTCATCGTCGGCTTCCCCGGCGAGACCGAAGCCGATTTCGAAAAGACCATGAAGCTGATCGAGGACGTCGGCTTCGACCAGTCGTTCTCCTTCATCTATTCGCGCCGCCCGGGCACCCCGGCCGCCGATCTCGAAGACACGGTCACCAGCGAAGAAAAGCACGCGCGCCTGTCGCGCCTGCAGGCGGCGATCAACGCCAACGCGGCGAAGATTTCCCAGGCGATGGTCGGCAGCGTGCAGCGGGTGCTGGTCGAAGGGCCGTCGCGCAAGGACCCGAACGAACTCACCGGCAAGACCGAGAACATGCGTTCGGTGAACTTCCCCGCGCCGGCGCGGCTGGTCGGCCGCTTCGTCGATGTGGTCATCACCGAGGCCCTGTCCAATTCGCTGCGCGGCCGGGTACAGTTGGGCGACGACCAAGCCGCCGCCTGAGCCGGCCGGAGCCCGCACCGCATGCAACGCGACTTCAGCATCCGCGAAATCGGCGCGGACGAATTCGAACGGGCCTGGCCGATCTTCCGCGAAGTGCTCGCGCGCGGCGAAAGCTACAACTACGCCGCCGACCTGAGCCTGGACGGCGCGCGCGCGATGTGGACCAGTACGCCTTACCGCATGTTCCTGGCCGAAGCCGACGGCGGCGAGGCGCTGGGCTGCTACAAGCTCGGCCCGAACCAGCGCGGCCGCGGCGACCACGTCGCCAACGCCAGCTACATGGTCGCCGAAGCCGCCTGGGGCCAGGGCGTCGGCACGGCGATGTGCGAACACTCGCTGGCGCAGGCGCGCAAGGCCGGGTTCCTGGCGATGCAGTTCAACTACGTGGTCAGCAGCAACGCCGCCGCGGTGCACCTGTGGACCAAGCACGGCTTCGCCATCGTCGGCCGGGTGCCGGAGGCGTTCCGCCATCCGAGCCTGGGGCTGGTCGATACCTACGTCATGCATCGGATGCTGTAACGCGTCGCGCAGCCTTTCTGTAGGAGCGGCGCGAGCCGCGACCGCGCCAACGCAACGACGACGCCCCCAACCTACCCGACGAATGCCGGAATGCCGGCGACCTGCGCTCGGCTTTCAGGTTCGCAAGATAGGTAACTGACGCGGTAGTTGCGTTGGCGCGGTCGCGGCTCGCGCCGCTCCTACAGAAAGCCAAGCCTGTACCGCTAAGCCATGAACCCCAAATCCCGCGCCGCGAAATTGCGCAGGTTCGGGAAGATCAGATCCAGATCCGAATCCGCAACCCCGAACCAGCGCGCCAGCGTCGCCGCGTACTGGTCCACCGCCGTGGTCGGAATGATCTGGCCCCATCCGGCATCGTCGTCGCCGCCGTTGACCAGCGTCGGCATGCGCCCGAAAAAGCGCCCGCCCTGCACCGCGTCGCCGACGACGAAGTGATGCCCGCCCCAGCCGTGGTCGGAGCCGTCGCCGTTGGACGACAGCGTGCGGCCGAAGTCCGAAGCGGTGAACGCGGTGACCTTGTCGGCCACGCCCAGCTCCACCGTCGCCGCGTGGAACGCGGTCAGCGCCTGCGACAGCCGCGCCAGCAGCGCCGGCTGCTCGCTGAGCAAGCGGTCGTGATGGTCGAACCCGCCCATCGAGACGAAGAACACCTGGCGCTTGAGCCCCAGCGTCTGCCGCACCTTGATCATGCGCGCGACCATGCGCAGCTGCGCGGCCAGGTCGCTGTCGGGAAACACCGTCTGCAAATCGCTGGACGCGTCCAGCGCGGTGCCGACCGCGTCGGCGTTCTCGCGCGCGCGCCGGAATGCGTTGGCGTAGCTGCGGCCGAACATGTGCTGTTGCTGGTTCGGCGCCATCAGCGCGAGGAACGCGCGGCGGCTGTCGCCGTCCCACTCGAAGCGGCTGAAATAACGCGGGCCGTCGTTGCCGATCACGTACTGCCCGCCGCCCGCGGCGCGCTGCAGAATGCTTTCGAAGTTCAGCGACACCGACATCGGAATGAACGCATCGGGATTGGCGTCGTGCAGCAGGTCGGAGATCCGCCCGGCCCAGCCGAGGTTGCGGCCGTCGTCGCTGCGCGAGACCTGCCAGTACTGCTGCTGGTCGTTGTGCGAGAACAGCTGCGGCGGCAGCTCGACCGCGTGGTTGGCGTAGTCGGCCTTGCTGACCGGCCGCACCAGGGTGCCGACGTTGCCGAGCACCGCGGCGTGGCCGCCGTTGAACAGGCCTTGCAGCCCGGCCATGCCGACCGCATCGCCCTCGCTGGTGCAGATCTGCAGGCCGTAGTCGGCGCCGTCGGAAGCGCCGCCGCCGGCCAGCGCGGTCAGCGGCAGCAACGAGGCCTGCGGCACCGCCAGGGTCGCGCGGGCCTGGGCGTACTGGCGGTAATGCGCGTCGTCGCGCGGCACCAGCATGTTCAGCGAATCGTTGCCGCCGAACAGGAACACGCACACCAAGGCCTTGTAGTCGTCGAAGCTGGCCGGCCCGTAGGCGCGCGCAGCGGCCTCGACCAGGCGCAGATTGCCCAGGGCCGAGTACAGCGCGGCGCCGCCGAGCGCGGAGGCGATGGAATTGCGCAGGAAGTCGCGACGTTTCATGACTGCGGTCTCCGGCTTACTGCTGCACGAGGTATTCGGGCGAGTTGACGATCAGGTACAGCGCTTCCTGCACCCGTTCGCGCTTGGCCGCGGCGGTGTTGGCCGGCATGCCGTTCAAGCGTTCCAGCAACACCTGCTTCATCGGCGCGGTCATCTGCCCGGACAGGAACAAGGTGTTGTAGCGCTCGATCAGATCGGCCGGCTTGGTCGCCAGCGCGACGTCGCGGCTGAGGTTGATCGCGACTTCGTCGTCCTCGATGCCGTTGGGATTGCCGACGTAGGAATCGTAGATCTTGCGCATCAGATAGCTTTCGGTCGCCGGCAGCATGTAGTCGGTCGCCAGTTGCAGCTCCGGCGCGGCCATGCCGTTCTGCGAGGGCTCGCCCATCGGGCTGTAGCGCGGACTGAAGAAGTTGAACACCGACGGCGCGAACATCGGCTGCTGGCCGAGGTTGCTGTCCAGGGTCCAGAACTCGTCGACGAAGCCGGTCTTGGAGCGGCCGCCGAGCGCGCGCCACAGATGGGTCAGGCGCAGCAGCGGCTCGCGCACCTTGCCGAAGTTCGCCGGCTGCGCGGCCGGATCGCGCGCTTCGGGATCGAGCAGGATCGCTTTCGTCACCGCGCGCAGATCGCCGCGCACGCCCTGGCCGTTGTCGTCGAACACGCTGGCGACGCGGTCGACGTAGCCCGGACTCGGGTTGCTGGTGACCAGGCGCTGGATCAACTGGCGGCCGATGAACGGCCCGACGTTGGGATGGTTGTGGATATTGTCCAGCGCCGCGGTCAGATCGCTGCGGCCGGTGCCGCCGCCGGCGAGCAGACCGCCCGGCAGCGCCGCGCCGGGATAGTCGAGCAACTGCTTGGACTGCGCCGAGGCGTGGTACGCGGCCTGATTCTCCATCGGCGACACCCACGCCGGCGAACTGGGTTCGTAGAAGTAGCAGTCGAATTCGCCGAGCGCCGCGCAGCCCTTGAAGGTCCAGCCGGTGAACACGTGGGCGAAGCCCTTGACCGTGTCCTGGCTGTAGGTCGGCACCGGCTTGCCGTCGAGGCCGAGCAGCGGCGTGCCGTCGCGATTCAGCCGCACCAGGCCGACGCTGAACAATTGCAGCACTTCGCGCGCGTAGTTCTCGTCGGGCCGGATGTTGCGCGCCGGGTCGGGCTTCTGGTTCTGCATCATCGACAGGTACAGGCCCATCGTCGGATGCAGGGTCACGTCCTCCAGCAGCGTGCGGAAGTTGCCGAAGGCGTCGCGCGCCAGGGTGTCGTAGTAGTGGGTCATGCCCTGCGGCGCGCCGCCGAGCAGGTCGGAGCTGGCGTCGGAGATCACGAATATCTCGCTCAACGCGAACGCCACGCGCTGGCGCAGCTGGTCGCGGTGGACCACGGTCGGCTTGATCGGATCCTTGCCGCCGAGCGCGTTGACGAACCACGCGTCGACGCGCCAGTCGCGCTGCACGTCGTTGCCGGTGCCGGCACGCGCCGCTGCGTTCTTCATGAAGGTCAGCTGCGAAGACAGCGGATAGCCGAACTGTTCCTCGATCCAGGCGTTGTAGCCGACCTGGCGCAGATGCGCGATGTCTTCCAGGGTCGGGCCGAACGTGGACTGGGCGAGGAAGCGCGCGGCTTCGGCGTCGCTGGCCGGCAGGTCGGCGACCGCGCGCGGCGCCGGTGCGGCGCCGGTACGCGCGGACGCGGCCTCGCGCGCCGCTACGCGCTCGTCGGCGCCGGGATACGGCCCCAGATAATCCGGCAACGGCGCGACGCCGCGCAGCGCGAGCAGCACCGCCAGCGCCAGCAGCACGCGCGGCGTTGCGCCCATCCACGCCGCGCGCAGAAGCGAAGTAGTCATGCAGCTCCCCAAGATGACGACCGACTGTGTCGTCCGGGGGCGATGCTAGGCGTGCGGAAAAATTACAAGTTTGATCGCCGCCACGATTCCATCGGGCGGTGACAAGCGTCAATTCTTGCGGGTGATCGGCCCTGCGCGCGGGCGTGACAAGCGTCAATGCGCGGCGTTGACGCGCGGGATCAGTCGAGCATTTCGCGCTTCGCGCCGGGGTAGCGGTCGGCTTTGAGCACGACGTCGCCGCTGCCCAGGTAGCGCGGCACCGCGTTTCCGCGGTGGCCGGGCAATATCTCCACTTCGCGCGTGGATACGCAGGTGTGGCGATCCGGAAAGTACGGATAGTAGGGCGTACCGACGCAATGCCACTGCGCATCGCTGCGGTACAGGTACCAGTAATCGTAGGAATCGCCCGCGTTCGCCTTCAACACTTCGGCGAACTCGTCGCCGCTCACGGTACGCGGAAAACTCGGCCAAAAGACCAGCAGCGCCAAGGTCACCAACGCGGCGAAATGCCAGCGCAATTTCATCCGGCGCAACGGCGGCCACAGGTTGTAAGGTTCTTTCGTCGCCACGTCCATGCATCCCTGCCTCGTCCGATCCTGCTCTCAACGCAATCCGGCTCTCAACGCCCCTCGCCCGCCCGCTGCCACACCGGCGCGCCGTCCACATACGTTCCCAGCAACGTCAGCTCGCGCAACCGCCGCGGCTCCACCGCCAGCGGATCCTGCTCGACCACGACGAAGTCCGCGCGCTTGCCCACCGCGAGGCTGCCGACTTCGTTCTCGGCGAAGCCCGCATAGGCCGCGTCCAGAGTGAAACCGCGCAAGGCTTCGTACGCAGTCAGCTTCTCTTGCGGATGCCAGCCGCCGAGCGGCTTGTCTTCATTGTCGGTACGCGTCGCCGCCGCGAACAAGCCCAGGCGCGGATCGGGCGATTCGACCGGGAAATCCGAGCCCAGCGCCAGCCGCGCGCCGCTGTCGCGCAACTGCCGCCACGCATAGGCGCCGTTGATGCGCTGCGCGCCGAGCCGCTGTTCGGCCCAGGGCATGTCGCTGGTGGCGTGGGTCGGCTGCATCGAAGCGATGACGTGCAGCGCGGCCAGCCGCGGCAGATCCTCGGGCGCGAGGATCTGCGCGTGTTCGATCCGCCAGCGGTGGTCGGTCTTGGCCGCGTCGGCGCCGAGCGCGTTCGCGTACAGGTCCAGCACCTCGCGATTGCCGCGGTCGCCGATGGCGTGGGTGGCGACCTGTACGCCGCAGCGTTTGGCCTTGGCGATGGCTTTTCCCATCGCCTCGGGCGACATCCGCAGCAGGCCGCGGTTGCCGTGGTCGTCGCTGTAATCCTGCAACAGCGCGGCGCCGCGGCTGCCGAGCGCGCCGTCGGCGTAGAGCTTGACCGTGCGCATCTTCAGGCGCCCGCCTGGGTGCTGGTACAAGCCGTCGCGGCACAGCGCTTCGA
Proteins encoded:
- a CDS encoding cytochrome c1; translation: MTNHSQPSFKKTRIVKKLATFVAGLLVSATAFASEGGALLQSGTDLNDRASLQRGAQLYMNYCSGCHSLKYLRYSRMAEDLGLTEDEVMNNLNFTGAKFGEQIQVSLTPEHANQWFGKMPPDLSLITRVRGSDWVYTYLNQFYLDETRPLGWNNKLFPNASMPNPLWELQGLQHAEYGEADKATGDRPVHGLKIEQPGKLDADGFRTATRDITAFLEYAGEPAALKRQSLGVWVILFLALFTFLAYLLKTEYWRDVEH
- a CDS encoding cytochrome b is translated as MANILTRTANNVFDWVTARAPGMMPVYRKHMTEYYAPKNFNLWYYFGSLALLVLVNQIVTGIFLTMHFKPSAADAFSSVEYIMRDVEWGWLIRYMHSTGASMFFIVVYLHMFRGLMYGSYQKPRELVWILGMLIYLVLMAEAFMGYVLPWGQMSFWGAKVIISLFGAIPVIGNGLTEWIMGDYLPGDATLNRFFALHVIALPLVLLLLVVLHLGALHEVGSNNPDGVDIKYGPKGNRWDASKPLDGIPFHPYYTVKDLVGVGFFLILAAFVIFFAPAFGGWFLEHDNFTEANRLVTPEHIKPVWYYTPYYAMLRVIPHKLSGVLVMFSAIAVLFFVPWLDRSKVKSHRYRGWITKLMLGVLAVCFLWLGKIGAGPGTDPVETIIGRVLTFLYFFFFITMPLWTKLDKTKPVPERVTMHD
- the petA gene encoding ubiquinol-cytochrome c reductase iron-sulfur subunit, translated to MANQGVHDPINTGRRRFLTATTAVVGAVGAGFAAVPFIKSWNPSARAKLAGAPITADITGLAEGQRLILEWRGQPIWIVKRSKAILDALPTLDGHLRDPKSDNKDQQPAYITGELRSIKPEISVLVGLCTHLGCSPEMKAEIRPEPFDPEWKGGYFCPCHKSRFDMAGRVFQGVPAPINLLVPPHHYENDNTIVIGVDPAKGA
- a CDS encoding lytic transglycosylase domain-containing protein encodes the protein MRGSSLLLGVLGLLAFAPAAAGTLWRCDGPGGERSYVSKKVKGATCTVVSQYTPKSSRARDPVPVSYAPPKPAMGAVTAGDASIPASAHSNPPASYSGAAAAMAAGGLNAGTAAPAAPVAPIVPAKPPTRLVQGEIYSYVQDGVRHYVSKRPKGLASATQMRTIRYSFIETCFACAAQPGVNFGTLRLNTVAYAGEIAAAARQHGVEEAIVRAIIHAESAYNPNAMSRVGAQGLMQLMPGTARRFGVGNAFDAGQNIQGGVQYLAWLLKRFNGDLTLAAAGYNAGEGAVDKYKGVPPYAETQRYVQRVAVLAQRYRAATVVQR
- the miaB gene encoding tRNA (N6-isopentenyl adenosine(37)-C2)-methylthiotransferase MiaB; translation: MTDLHPLPGLPGAAPPSRPGAKKLFIETHGCQMNEYDSAKMADVLAASDGLELTQDASEADVILINTCSIREKAQEKVFSQLGRWKQHKQGERQVIIGVGGCVASQEGAAIVKRAPYVDLVFGPQTLHRLPELIRAKRETGQPQVDISFPEIEKFDRLPEPRAEGPSAFVSIMEGCSKYCSFCVVPYTRGEEVSRPFENVLVEVAQLAEQGVREINLLGQNVNAYRGPYGEGEIADLGLLIRTIAELDGVDRIRFTTSHPLEFSDSLVEAYRDVPQLADYLHLPVQAGSDRILSAMKRGYTALEFKQKIRKLRAVRPNISISSDFIVGFPGETEADFEKTMKLIEDVGFDQSFSFIYSRRPGTPAADLEDTVTSEEKHARLSRLQAAINANAAKISQAMVGSVQRVLVEGPSRKDPNELTGKTENMRSVNFPAPARLVGRFVDVVITEALSNSLRGRVQLGDDQAAA
- a CDS encoding GNAT family N-acetyltransferase, giving the protein MQRDFSIREIGADEFERAWPIFREVLARGESYNYAADLSLDGARAMWTSTPYRMFLAEADGGEALGCYKLGPNQRGRGDHVANASYMVAEAAWGQGVGTAMCEHSLAQARKAGFLAMQFNYVVSSNAAAVHLWTKHGFAIVGRVPEAFRHPSLGLVDTYVMHRML
- a CDS encoding DUF1501 domain-containing protein; its protein translation is MKRRDFLRNSIASALGGAALYSALGNLRLVEAAARAYGPASFDDYKALVCVFLFGGNDSLNMLVPRDDAHYRQYAQARATLAVPQASLLPLTALAGGGASDGADYGLQICTSEGDAVGMAGLQGLFNGGHAAVLGNVGTLVRPVSKADYANHAVELPPQLFSHNDQQQYWQVSRSDDGRNLGWAGRISDLLHDANPDAFIPMSVSLNFESILQRAAGGGQYVIGNDGPRYFSRFEWDGDSRRAFLALMAPNQQQHMFGRSYANAFRRARENADAVGTALDASSDLQTVFPDSDLAAQLRMVARMIKVRQTLGLKRQVFFVSMGGFDHHDRLLSEQPALLARLSQALTAFHAATVELGVADKVTAFTASDFGRTLSSNGDGSDHGWGGHHFVVGDAVQGGRFFGRMPTLVNGGDDDAGWGQIIPTTAVDQYAATLARWFGVADSDLDLIFPNLRNFAARDLGFMA
- a CDS encoding DUF1800 domain-containing protein translates to MTTSLLRAAWMGATPRVLLALAVLLALRGVAPLPDYLGPYPGADERVAAREAASARTGAAPAPRAVADLPASDAEAARFLAQSTFGPTLEDIAHLRQVGYNAWIEEQFGYPLSSQLTFMKNAAARAGTGNDVQRDWRVDAWFVNALGGKDPIKPTVVHRDQLRQRVAFALSEIFVISDASSDLLGGAPQGMTHYYDTLARDAFGNFRTLLEDVTLHPTMGLYLSMMQNQKPDPARNIRPDENYAREVLQLFSVGLVRLNRDGTPLLGLDGKPVPTYSQDTVKGFAHVFTGWTFKGCAALGEFDCYFYEPSSPAWVSPMENQAAYHASAQSKQLLDYPGAALPGGLLAGGGTGRSDLTAALDNIHNHPNVGPFIGRQLIQRLVTSNPSPGYVDRVASVFDDNGQGVRGDLRAVTKAILLDPEARDPAAQPANFGKVREPLLRLTHLWRALGGRSKTGFVDEFWTLDSNLGQQPMFAPSVFNFFSPRYSPMGEPSQNGMAAPELQLATDYMLPATESYLMRKIYDSYVGNPNGIEDDEVAINLSRDVALATKPADLIERYNTLFLSGQMTAPMKQVLLERLNGMPANTAAAKRERVQEALYLIVNSPEYLVQQ